In Arcobacter ellisii, a genomic segment contains:
- a CDS encoding HU family DNA-binding protein codes for MNKAEFIDAVAAKAGLSKKDAKGAVDAVLDTITESLVKKESVSFIGFGTFAVADRAARTAKVPGTDKTVEVPATTVAKFKVGKALKEAVSAK; via the coding sequence ATGAACAAGGCAGAATTTATCGATGCAGTAGCTGCAAAAGCTGGTTTATCTAAAAAAGATGCAAAAGGTGCTGTTGATGCTGTGTTAGACACAATTACTGAATCTTTAGTAAAAAAAGAGTCTGTAAGCTTTATTGGATTCGGTACATTTGCAGTTGCAGATAGAGCTGCAAGAACAGCAAAAGTTCCAGGTACAGATAAAACTGTTGAAGTACCAGCTACGACTGTTGCAAAATTTAAAGTTGGAAAAGCTCTTAAAGAAGCTGTATCAGCAAAATAA
- a CDS encoding heavy metal translocating P-type ATPase, translating into MTTVKLQNLDCANCAGKIEKRLNELDELSNVKLNFATSTLSFEQKSEKNLLDKIENEIQKIEKQVLIIKDETKKQRTFWELLNKKLLLITIISIILTFISYNYVSNKNLQLILYVTAYLLVGRDVIFQAIKNIKNGKVFDEHFLMSIATIGAFALGEYVEGIAVMLFYQIGEMFQAVAVNNSRDNINALIDIKPEFANVKEGENIIQKTPENVKIGDTILVKVGEKVPVDGILLSKKCSFDTSTITGEFKPKTINENEELISGYINISNASYIKVKSLYKDSTIAKIVELIENAASKKASAEKFISKFAAVYTPIVVIFAVLLSTLPPLFIQGAVFTDWIERGLIFLVISCPCALVVSVPLSFFSAIGAISKRGVLVKGANYVEKLTEIRNIVFDKTGTLTHGVFEVTDIKSKLLPEDELLKLAAYSESFSTHPIALSIVKAYGKEIDLKHIITHEEFGGMGIKAIVDNKEVLIGNTKLLTKFNIQHDDVKENLSAILIAIDNVFAGYIVVDDIIKTEAKSIISELKKLNINKTYMLTGDKKEVALNVATALGIDEVKYELLPQEKLTYFEKIKKQTNQPTAFVGDGINDAPTLANADLGIAMGGIGSDLAVKSADIILLNDNIQSIVDAIKISKKTKTIVYQNIAFIMIVKIGFLFLGAGAIIGMKEAIFADVGVALLAIFNSMRILRMIKEK; encoded by the coding sequence ATGACAACAGTAAAACTTCAAAATCTTGATTGTGCAAATTGTGCGGGAAAAATCGAAAAAAGATTAAATGAACTCGATGAACTTAGTAATGTAAAATTAAATTTTGCTACTTCGACTTTGAGTTTTGAACAAAAAAGTGAAAAAAATTTATTAGACAAAATTGAAAATGAGATTCAAAAAATCGAGAAACAAGTCCTAATTATAAAAGATGAAACAAAAAAACAGAGAACTTTTTGGGAACTTCTTAATAAAAAACTTTTATTAATTACAATTATTTCTATTATTTTAACATTTATATCTTACAACTATGTAAGCAATAAAAACCTTCAACTCATTTTATATGTAACTGCTTATTTGTTAGTTGGTCGGGATGTAATATTTCAAGCTATTAAAAATATAAAAAATGGTAAAGTATTTGATGAACATTTTTTAATGAGCATTGCAACTATTGGAGCCTTTGCATTGGGTGAATATGTTGAGGGGATTGCTGTTATGCTATTTTATCAAATAGGAGAGATGTTCCAAGCAGTTGCTGTTAATAATTCAAGAGATAATATTAATGCACTTATAGATATTAAACCTGAATTTGCAAATGTTAAAGAGGGTGAAAATATTATTCAAAAAACACCTGAAAATGTAAAAATCGGCGATACTATTTTAGTTAAAGTAGGAGAAAAAGTACCTGTAGATGGGATACTTCTTTCAAAAAAATGTTCTTTTGATACAAGTACAATTACAGGTGAATTTAAACCTAAAACCATCAATGAAAATGAAGAACTTATCAGTGGTTATATCAATATATCAAATGCTTCATATATAAAAGTAAAATCCCTTTATAAAGATTCAACTATTGCTAAAATTGTAGAACTCATTGAAAATGCAGCTTCAAAAAAAGCATCTGCTGAGAAATTTATCTCGAAGTTCGCTGCTGTATATACACCCATTGTAGTTATTTTTGCTGTTTTATTAAGTACACTTCCCCCATTATTTATCCAAGGAGCAGTGTTTACAGATTGGATAGAAAGAGGATTAATTTTTTTAGTAATTTCTTGCCCTTGTGCTTTAGTGGTTTCTGTTCCATTATCTTTTTTTAGTGCCATTGGTGCTATATCTAAAAGAGGTGTATTGGTAAAAGGTGCAAACTATGTAGAAAAACTAACAGAAATAAGAAATATTGTATTTGATAAAACAGGTACACTTACCCATGGAGTATTTGAAGTCACAGATATTAAGAGCAAACTATTACCAGAAGATGAACTTTTAAAACTTGCAGCCTATTCAGAGAGTTTTTCAACGCATCCTATTGCACTGTCTATTGTAAAGGCTTATGGTAAAGAAATTGACTTAAAACATATAATAACTCATGAAGAGTTTGGTGGCATGGGAATAAAAGCAATTGTAGATAACAAAGAAGTTTTAATAGGAAATACAAAACTTCTTACAAAATTTAATATACAACATGATGATGTAAAAGAGAATTTAAGTGCAATCTTAATCGCCATTGATAATGTATTTGCAGGTTATATTGTAGTAGATGATATTATCAAAACTGAAGCAAAAAGCATCATTAGTGAACTCAAAAAACTCAATATCAATAAAACGTATATGTTAACAGGAGATAAAAAGGAAGTTGCTTTAAATGTAGCTACTGCATTGGGCATAGATGAAGTAAAATATGAACTTTTACCTCAAGAAAAATTGACTTATTTTGAGAAGATAAAAAAACAGACCAATCAACCTACGGCTTTTGTAGGTGATGGAATAAATGATGCTCCAACTTTAGCAAACGCAGATCTTGGAATTGCTATGGGTGGAATTGGTAGTGATTTAGCTGTAAAATCTGCTGATATTATTCTTTTAAATGATAATATCCAATCGATAGTAGATGCCATCAAAATATCTAAAAAAACCAAAACAATTGTTTATCAAAATATAGCTTTTATTATGATAGTTAAAATTGGTTTTCTTTTCCTTGGTGCAGGAGCAATCATTGGGATGAAAGAGGCTATTTTTGCAGATGTTGGTGTGGCTTTACTTGCCATTTTTAACTCTATGAGAATTTTAAGAATGATAAAAGAAAAATAA
- a CDS encoding recombinase family protein: protein MLIGYARVSTTDQNLTLQKDALEKAGCERIYEDELSGTKDNRPGLLKALEMLRENDTLVVWKLDRLGRSVKSLIELVSELNSKNIHFKSLTDSIDTSTPSGRFFFHVMASLAQMERELIVERTKAGLESAKKLGRIGGRKRTMTDSKLASAKKLLESGISPKDVAKDLGVSLATLYRWIPAT, encoded by the coding sequence ATGCTTATAGGATATGCAAGAGTTTCTACAACTGACCAAAACTTAACACTTCAAAAAGATGCTTTAGAAAAAGCTGGATGCGAAAGAATTTATGAAGATGAACTAAGTGGTACAAAAGATAATCGCCCAGGTCTTTTAAAAGCTCTTGAAATGCTAAGAGAAAATGATACTTTAGTTGTATGGAAACTTGATAGATTAGGAAGAAGTGTAAAAAGTTTAATTGAACTTGTTAGCGAACTTAATTCTAAAAATATACATTTTAAAAGTTTAACTGATTCAATAGATACATCAACACCAAGTGGAAGATTCTTTTTTCATGTGATGGCAAGTTTAGCCCAAATGGAAAGAGAATTAATTGTTGAAAGAACAAAAGCTGGGCTTGAATCTGCTAAAAAACTAGGACGTATTGGTGGAAGAAAAAGAACTATGACTGATAGTAAACTTGCAAGTGCAAAAAAACTTTTAGAATCTGGTATTTCACCAAAAGATGTAGCAAAAGATTTAGGTGTATCTTTAGCTACACTTTATAGATGGATTCCTGCAACATAA
- a CDS encoding DUF4158 domain-containing protein, with the protein MARIEYLSESEIKKFEKAPEFENDIERNYYFTLPTLIHKQTVNFINDESFIILTLMFGYFKVTNKFFELNSFSPIDTKFISDKYQLSTFDSNVTFTSRTIQRYKQLRLN; encoded by the coding sequence ATGGCAAGAATTGAATATCTATCTGAGTCAGAGATAAAAAAATTTGAAAAAGCACCAGAGTTTGAAAATGATATAGAAAGAAATTATTATTTTACTTTACCAACTTTAATTCACAAGCAAACAGTTAATTTTATAAATGATGAATCTTTTATAATTCTTACTTTAATGTTTGGTTATTTTAAAGTTACTAATAAGTTTTTTGAATTAAATTCATTTTCACCAATAGATACAAAATTTATTAGCGATAAATATCAATTATCTACTTTTGATTCAAATGTAACATTTACTTCAAGAACAATACAAAGATATAAACAACTTAGGCTTAATTAA
- a CDS encoding YnfA family protein: protein MIGNLGIFFLAAFFEIFGCFAFWLYFRLGKTPWWIVLGVISLILFAYVLTKIDVENAGRIYAIYGGIYIIASLIWLVLVERESFNRWDIIGASLAMIGAFIIFIGNKAN from the coding sequence ATGATAGGTAATTTAGGGATATTCTTTTTAGCAGCTTTTTTTGAAATATTTGGCTGTTTTGCTTTTTGGTTGTATTTTAGACTTGGAAAAACTCCTTGGTGGATAGTGTTAGGGGTTATTTCTTTAATTCTTTTTGCTTATGTTTTAACCAAAATTGATGTGGAAAATGCAGGAAGAATTTATGCTATATATGGTGGGATTTATATAATAGCTTCTTTAATTTGGCTTGTTTTAGTTGAAAGAGAGAGTTTTAATAGATGGGATATTATAGGTGCAAGTTTAGCAATGATTGGAGCATTTATTATATTTATTGGAAATAAAGCAAACTAA
- a CDS encoding type II toxin-antitoxin system PemK/MazF family toxin produces the protein MELNRGDIVIVNLYPKKGDEVGKIRPAVIISGNDENSILDTVILLPLSTDLIDDMFPYRLRIEKRDNLKEDSDILINQIRTLSKTRIKEKIAKLSNEEYDLVIQALCKNFH, from the coding sequence ATGGAATTAAATAGAGGAGATATTGTAATTGTAAATCTATATCCTAAAAAAGGTGATGAAGTTGGAAAAATTAGACCAGCTGTAATTATTTCAGGAAATGATGAAAATTCAATTTTAGATACTGTTATTTTACTTCCTCTTTCAACTGATTTAATAGATGATATGTTTCCATATAGATTAAGAATAGAAAAAAGAGATAATCTAAAAGAAGATTCTGATATTTTAATCAATCAAATTAGAACTTTATCAAAAACAAGAATCAAAGAAAAAATTGCAAAACTTTCAAATGAAGAATATGATTTAGTTATACAGGCACTTTGTAAAAATTTTCACTAG
- a CDS encoding tyrosine-type recombinase/integrase codes for MAKIVKPLTDTEIKKAKYTSKEDFEKLKKIAKQNNLPEPKLSNKLSDGQGLYLVIRENGTKFFQFDFVHIGKRKSMSFGIYPDISLKEARELREKAKEQLKQNINPIEAKNSDFEDITTFKYITEKWLKLMTSEWKAVTYELNENRLKIHVYPSIGDKDISSIEILDILKIIQKLQEKEYFEIAERILNVIERIYKYAVTYGYTKHNIIADIDKRTVFAKKIVTHRATLTKEKEIKELLKDIKSYGELYKADISTIYALNITPYLALRPYNIRFLQWNEVNFEKEYLDIPANKMKTNKDFVLPLSKQALEILKAIKPYSFDKSKYVFPSPTSNLKPFSDATLNHALMKLGYKDKITSHGFRAMFSTTAHEKIKEHGFHSDIIESCLAHAETNKIKAAYNRESKMKYYDEKKELMQWYADWLDKLISI; via the coding sequence ATGGCAAAAATAGTTAAACCCCTCACAGATACGGAAATTAAGAAAGCTAAATATACATCAAAAGAAGATTTTGAAAAATTAAAAAAAATTGCTAAGCAGAATAATCTACCTGAACCAAAACTTAGTAATAAATTATCAGATGGTCAAGGACTTTATTTAGTTATAAGAGAAAATGGTACAAAATTTTTTCAATTTGATTTTGTTCATATAGGGAAAAGAAAATCTATGAGTTTTGGTATTTATCCTGATATTTCATTAAAAGAAGCTAGAGAATTAAGAGAAAAAGCAAAAGAGCAATTAAAACAAAATATAAATCCTATTGAAGCTAAAAACTCAGATTTTGAAGATATTACAACTTTTAAATATATTACTGAAAAATGGCTCAAATTAATGACAAGCGAATGGAAAGCTGTAACTTACGAATTAAATGAAAATAGATTAAAAATACATGTTTACCCTTCAATAGGAGATAAAGATATCTCAAGTATAGAAATATTAGACATATTAAAAATTATTCAAAAATTACAAGAAAAAGAATATTTTGAAATTGCAGAAAGAATTTTAAATGTTATAGAAAGAATTTATAAGTATGCAGTTACTTATGGATATACAAAACATAATATAATTGCAGATATTGATAAAAGAACTGTTTTTGCTAAAAAGATAGTTACTCATAGAGCAACTTTAACAAAAGAAAAAGAGATAAAAGAACTATTAAAAGATATAAAATCTTATGGAGAACTTTATAAAGCAGATATATCTACAATTTACGCATTAAATATCACTCCATATCTTGCACTAAGACCTTATAACATTAGATTTCTTCAATGGAACGAAGTAAATTTTGAAAAAGAATATTTAGATATACCAGCAAATAAAATGAAAACTAATAAAGATTTTGTTTTACCTTTATCCAAACAAGCTCTTGAAATATTAAAAGCAATAAAACCGTATTCTTTTGATAAAAGTAAATATGTATTTCCCTCACCTACTTCAAATTTAAAACCTTTTTCAGATGCAACATTAAATCATGCACTTATGAAACTTGGTTATAAAGATAAAATAACTTCTCATGGATTTAGAGCTATGTTTTCAACTACAGCCCATGAAAAAATAAAAGAGCATGGATTTCATAGTGATATTATAGAATCATGTTTAGCTCATGCAGAAACAAATAAAATCAAAGCTGCTTATAACAGAGAATCTAAAATGAAGTATTATGATGAGAAAAAAGAATTAATGCAATGGTATGCTGATTGGTTAGACAAATTAATATCAATCTAA
- a CDS encoding helix-turn-helix domain-containing protein has translation MQLKIIKNEIEYDEALNRIDELMELNPDLGTKESDELEILVLLVEKYEEINWNISTPDPIEAIKYRMEEMNLKQKDLVPYIGNKSKVSELLNRKISLSLSMVRNLSEALHIPLEILVKPVY, from the coding sequence ATGCAATTAAAAATTATAAAAAATGAAATAGAGTATGATGAAGCTCTAAATAGAATTGATGAATTAATGGAATTAAATCCAGATTTAGGAACTAAAGAGAGTGATGAACTTGAAATTTTAGTTTTATTAGTTGAAAAATATGAAGAAATAAACTGGAATATATCAACTCCTGACCCAATTGAAGCTATTAAATATAGAATGGAAGAGATGAACTTAAAACAAAAAGATTTAGTACCTTATATTGGAAATAAAAGCAAAGTATCAGAGCTTTTAAATAGAAAAATATCTTTGTCTCTTTCTATGGTTAGAAATTTATCTGAAGCTTTACATATTCCTTTAGAAATATTAGTTAAGCCAGTATATTAA
- a CDS encoding class II aldolase and adducin N-terminal domain-containing protein has protein sequence MIEKDTVKLLSDLSLSMFSKNFFGIYHGAISTKFDQYNFIINTSDAIFDKMDEKSFCSLNINKQDYRWNIASMESHIHATIYANIHEAKYIAFGMPIYTTAYTLEHDKIIFEDFFGKTIFGEIDIYNPGDFSTWYKRNALEITKYLKESNHNIMVIKGIGTYVYDRDVHELVKKIAILENSCRLLSIKSSFQ, from the coding sequence ATGATTGAAAAAGATACTGTAAAATTACTCTCTGATTTGTCTTTAAGTATGTTTAGTAAAAACTTCTTTGGAATCTATCATGGAGCAATTTCTACAAAATTCGATCAATATAATTTTATAATTAATACAAGTGATGCTATTTTTGATAAGATGGATGAAAAATCATTTTGTAGTTTAAATATAAATAAACAAGATTATAGATGGAATATTGCAAGTATGGAGTCACATATTCATGCAACTATATATGCAAATATTCATGAAGCAAAATATATAGCATTTGGAATGCCTATTTATACAACAGCGTATACTTTAGAACACGATAAAATTATATTTGAAGATTTTTTTGGAAAAACTATTTTTGGTGAGATTGATATCTATAATCCTGGTGATTTTTCAACTTGGTATAAAAGAAATGCTCTTGAAATAACAAAATATCTAAAAGAATCAAATCATAACATTATGGTCATAAAAGGAATTGGAACTTATGTGTATGATAGAGACGTACATGAGTTAGTAAAAAAGATAGCAATTCTTGAAAATTCTTGCAGACTTTTAAGTATAAAAAGCTCTTTTCAATAA
- a CDS encoding IS3 family transposase (programmed frameshift) — protein MGRREYSEEFRRDAVKQVVENGYGIVETAERLGVHHDSLRNWIRKYQSPEAEVETKKFQDTQAEIKRLQKELKRVTEERDILKKGRSVLCKQPKLKYAFIKVHEIQYTIRRMCTVLKVHPSGYYKWLKQPISNLEKENQELLIEIKKAYKESNGIYGYRNIHKDLKASNIHVNKKRVARLMKEAKLCGIGNYKRRPKYKAGSIHKAHPNHLKQCFISQTPNESWVSDITYIRTHEGWIYLAIILDLFSRKIIGWATSHRITTDLIIQALKNTKYRIPKDGVILHSDQGSQYSSYEYKTFLKHHNITPSMSRRGNCYDNAVAESFFKTLKKELVRKTIFRTREEARDKIFEYIEMFYNSKRRHSYLGFISPNEFEKRYNENVTQPEVLTD, from the exons ATGGGAAGAAGAGAATATAGTGAAGAGTTTAGAAGGGATGCTGTAAAACAAGTTGTTGAGAATGGATATGGGATTGTTGAAACAGCTGAGAGATTAGGTGTACATCATGATTCTTTGAGAAATTGGATAAGAAAGTACCAATCACCTGAAGCAGAAGTAGAAACAAAAAAGTTTCAAGATACACAAGCTGAAATAAAAAGATTACAAAAAGAGCTAAAAAGAGTTACAGAAGAACGAGATATATTAAAAAAGG GCCGCAGCGTACTTTGCAAGCAACCCAAATTAAAGTACGCATTTATTAAAGTGCATGAAATACAGTACACAATAAGAAGAATGTGTACTGTGTTAAAAGTTCATCCAAGTGGGTATTATAAATGGTTAAAACAACCTATTTCAAATCTTGAAAAAGAGAATCAAGAACTTCTTATTGAAATAAAAAAAGCATATAAAGAATCAAATGGAATTTATGGTTATAGAAATATTCATAAGGATTTGAAAGCTTCAAATATTCATGTAAATAAAAAAAGAGTTGCAAGATTAATGAAAGAAGCAAAACTTTGTGGAATAGGAAATTATAAAAGAAGACCTAAGTATAAAGCAGGTTCAATTCATAAAGCTCATCCAAATCATTTAAAACAATGTTTTATATCACAAACTCCAAATGAATCATGGGTAAGTGATATAACTTATATAAGAACTCATGAAGGATGGATATATCTTGCAATTATCTTAGATTTATTTTCAAGGAAAATTATAGGATGGGCAACAAGTCATAGAATTACAACAGATTTAATAATTCAAGCATTAAAAAATACTAAATATAGAATTCCAAAAGATGGAGTAATTTTACATTCAGATCAAGGGAGTCAATATAGCTCATATGAATATAAAACTTTTTTAAAACATCATAACATCACACCAAGTATGAGTAGAAGAGGAAATTGTTATGATAATGCAGTTGCAGAAAGTTTTTTTAAAACATTAAAAAAAGAGTTAGTAAGAAAAACCATTTTTAGAACAAGAGAAGAAGCAAGAGATAAAATATTTGAATATATTGAGATGTTTTATAATTCAAAAAGAAGACATAGTTATTTAGGTTTTATAAGTCCAAATGAATTTGAGAAAAGGTACAATGAAAATGTTACTCAACCTGAGGTGTTAACTGATTAA
- the rsmH gene encoding 16S rRNA (cytosine(1402)-N(4))-methyltransferase RsmH: MNIPHIPVLYNEVLETFKNINEGYIIDCTTGFAGHSSGLLGQNENIKLICNDQDDEALAFSKKRLESFESRVIFNKGNFEHVIDTFKDYDIRGVLADIGVSSLQLDKLERGFGFESLTLDMRMNQNQSLDAATVVNTYSQSDLERVFRDFGEVREYKKVASLIVNNRPFNSSKELADFLSKKMPKGKLHAATLPFQGIRIEVNDELGVLERLFDSLEKAKLKNCLIAIISFHSLEDRIVKNYFKKWSKSCICPEGVFRCECGNNHALGKIITKKPIIPTPLEIKQNPRSRSSKLRIFKFD, translated from the coding sequence ATGAATATTCCTCATATACCTGTTTTATACAATGAAGTTTTAGAAACTTTTAAAAATATAAATGAAGGTTATATAATAGATTGTACTACAGGATTTGCAGGTCATAGTAGTGGATTATTGGGTCAAAATGAAAATATAAAATTAATTTGTAATGACCAAGATGATGAAGCTTTAGCTTTTAGTAAAAAAAGACTTGAAAGTTTTGAAAGTAGAGTGATTTTCAATAAAGGTAATTTTGAACATGTTATAGATACATTTAAAGATTATGATATAAGAGGTGTTTTGGCTGATATTGGAGTCTCTTCTTTACAACTTGATAAACTTGAACGAGGTTTTGGATTTGAGAGTTTAACACTTGATATGAGAATGAACCAAAATCAAAGCTTAGATGCAGCAACAGTTGTAAATACATACTCACAAAGTGACCTTGAAAGAGTTTTTAGAGATTTTGGAGAAGTAAGAGAGTATAAAAAAGTTGCTTCACTTATAGTAAATAATAGGCCTTTTAATAGTTCAAAAGAGCTTGCAGATTTTTTATCTAAAAAAATGCCAAAAGGAAAACTTCATGCTGCAACTTTACCTTTTCAAGGAATTAGAATAGAAGTAAATGATGAATTAGGAGTTTTAGAACGACTTTTTGACTCTTTAGAAAAAGCAAAATTAAAAAATTGTTTAATAGCGATTATCTCTTTTCACTCCTTAGAAGATAGAATTGTAAAAAACTATTTTAAGAAATGGAGTAAATCTTGTATCTGTCCAGAAGGTGTTTTTAGATGTGAATGTGGAAATAATCACGCTTTAGGAAAAATTATTACAAAAAAACCTATAATTCCAACTCCATTAGAGATTAAACAAAACCCACGAAGTAGAAGTTCTAAATTAAGGATTTTCAAATTTGACTAA
- a CDS encoding DUF3147 family protein, with amino-acid sequence MYYIIKVLISAILIVGISELSKRSSFVGAILASIPFVSVLAFIWIYVDTKNVETISKLSYSIFWLVIPSLVLFVTLPIFLKYFNFYISLLGSIFITIISYYIMISLLQKFNISL; translated from the coding sequence ATGTATTACATTATAAAAGTTTTAATTTCTGCTATTTTAATTGTGGGTATATCAGAACTTTCAAAAAGAAGTTCATTCGTTGGAGCTATCTTAGCATCTATACCTTTTGTATCCGTGTTGGCTTTTATTTGGATATATGTTGATACAAAAAATGTAGAAACTATCTCAAAACTTTCATATTCAATTTTTTGGTTAGTTATTCCCTCTTTAGTATTATTTGTTACTTTGCCTATTTTTCTCAAATATTTTAACTTCTATATCTCATTATTGGGTTCAATATTTATTACAATTATTAGTTATTATATAATGATTTCTTTACTTCAAAAATTTAATATTAGTTTGTGA
- a CDS encoding SDR family NAD(P)-dependent oxidoreductase gives MSLKNKVVLITGANGGLGQAFVNYCLEQNVKKIYCCARDIKKLNIIDKRIEPLTLDITSSFDINNLVNSIDSIDILINNAGVNNEKRIFEDFNNDFEVNVFGTLNICRALHSKIKEKGSIITINSVLAFMNLPIMAQYCASKSALHSIMQAIRAELKTKSIDVFEVFPGPIDTRMSKNIQMQKTSPAEVVKNIFNDFNNKIFEIYPDEFSKNIISMFKNNPEQLAEEFAISIQ, from the coding sequence ATGAGTCTAAAAAATAAAGTAGTCTTGATTACAGGTGCAAATGGAGGTTTAGGACAAGCTTTTGTAAATTATTGTTTAGAACAAAATGTAAAAAAAATATATTGTTGTGCAAGAGATATAAAAAAACTAAATATTATTGACAAGAGAATTGAACCATTAACATTAGACATAACTAGTTCTTTTGATATCAATAATTTAGTAAATTCAATAGATTCTATTGATATATTAATAAATAATGCTGGTGTGAATAATGAAAAAAGAATATTTGAAGATTTTAATAATGATTTTGAAGTTAATGTTTTTGGAACTTTAAATATTTGTAGAGCTCTACATTCAAAGATTAAAGAAAAAGGCTCAATTATAACTATAAACTCTGTTCTTGCTTTTATGAATCTTCCAATAATGGCACAATATTGTGCTTCAAAAAGTGCTTTACATTCTATTATGCAAGCAATTAGGGCAGAATTAAAAACTAAATCAATAGATGTATTTGAAGTCTTTCCTGGACCAATAGATACAAGAATGTCTAAAAATATTCAAATGCAAAAAACTTCTCCTGCAGAAGTTGTAAAAAATATTTTTAATGATTTTAACAATAAAATTTTTGAAATTTATCCAGATGAGTTTTCAAAAAATATAATTTCTATGTTTAAGAATAATCCTGAACAGTTAGCAGAAGAATTTGCTATTTCTATACAATAG
- a CDS encoding type II toxin-antitoxin system HigB family toxin, with protein sequence MNVISKRTLIEFYEKHPQAKTPLEVWHLDTRKAEWKTPDDIKKVYSNASFLEVNRVVFNIKGNDYRLIVHIDYLRKIVRVKFIGTHAEYDKINAKEI encoded by the coding sequence ATGAATGTAATAAGCAAAAGAACATTAATAGAATTTTACGAAAAACATCCACAAGCTAAAACTCCATTAGAAGTTTGGCATCTTGATACAAGAAAAGCAGAGTGGAAAACTCCTGATGATATTAAAAAAGTATATTCAAATGCTTCTTTTTTAGAAGTTAATAGAGTTGTTTTTAATATTAAAGGTAATGACTATAGATTAATTGTTCATATTGATTATCTAAGAAAAATTGTTAGAGTAAAATTTATTGGTACTCATGCTGAATATGACAAGATAAATGCAAAGGAAATATAA